A window of Castanea sativa cultivar Marrone di Chiusa Pesio chromosome 1, ASM4071231v1 contains these coding sequences:
- the LOC142625970 gene encoding pectinesterase inhibitor-like, with protein MDFQGHHLLVALTFSLLFLFFHSPLPTNASTNKLVESVCKKTINNGHCINALESDSRTATTSELKDLAKIALQMAVANSTKSKAYIDDLLNKNHTEPIKQCSFWYGAVVGSFRSALGELDVDALTANYDAKVAADGANICENALASAGVQVPSISTRNNYVRLYSSIGFEVTNDL; from the coding sequence ATGGATTTCCAAGGCCATCATCTTCTTGTAGCTTTAACCTTTTCCTTGCTCTTCTTGTTTTTCCATTCTCCATTACCAACAAATGCATCAACTAATAAATTAGTTGAAAGTGTTTgcaaaaaaactataaacaatgGCCACTGCATAAATGCTTTGGAATCTGATTCTCGAACTGCAACGACATCCGAATTGAAAGATCTTGCAAAAATTGCTCTTCAAATGGCTGTAGCCAATTCAACCAAAAGCAAAGCTTACATTGATGATCTGCTCAACAAAAACCacactgaacccattaaacaaTGCTCTTTTTGGTACGGCGCAGTGGTTGGATCATTCCGAAGTGCACTTGGAGAATTAGACGTGGATGCTTTGACTGCCAACTATGATGCTAAAGTCGCTGCCGACGGTGCCAATATTTGTGAGAATGCGTTGGCCTCTGCTGGGGTTCAAGTTCCATCCATTTCCACTAGAAACAACTACGTGAGGTTGTACAGTAGCATTGGGTTTGAGGTTACAAATGATCTTTAG
- the LOC142625979 gene encoding uncharacterized protein LOC142625979, which yields MPQESKDPLDHLESFKTLMHLQGVPDTIMCRAFPTTLKGPARIWFSRLTPNSIGTFKELSAQFTSHFIGGHKYKKSTACLMNIKQWEDKMLRSYITRFNKEALSISEADDKILMAVFTNGLWKGKFLFSLYKNNSKTMS from the coding sequence ATGCCGCAGGAGTCCAAGGACCCCTTagatcacttggagtctttcaagaccctgatgcaccttcaaggggtgcCGGATACAATCATGTGCAGAGCCTTCCCCACCACATTGAAAGGACCCGCAAGGATTTGGTTCAGTAGGCTGACGCCCAACTCCATTGGTACTTTCAAGGAGTTGAGTGCCCAATTCACCTCGCACTTCATCGGGGGGCACAAGTATAAGAAATCCACCGCATGCCTAATGAACATTAAGCAGTGGGAAGACAAGATGCTAAGGTCTTACATAACTCGCTTTAACAAGGAGGCTCTCTCGATTAGCGAAGCAGACGACAAGATACTCATGGCGGTGTTCACCAATGGGCTatggaagggtaagttcctattttctctaTATAAGAACAACTCGAAGACCATGTCATAG